One part of the Bacteroidia bacterium genome encodes these proteins:
- a CDS encoding DUF547 domain-containing protein, producing the protein MRNTVIFIASLLIFSFISCQGKEVDNKQSTIEEKITIPDVQLTHNQDETPTTVQEAADEQMLEAESPKEQTKSELKDVQKEPLELKEIPVKEPKTTQTSVENTPQETKEETEVKVIKTPETEEVKKEPIEEEAVKETLSHDAWDKLLKKYVSPSGKVNYKGFKSEMSSFQAYLDLLVANPPKADWSRNKIRAYWINAYNAFTVKTILDNYPLKSITNLGKPWDKKFIKIGGSTYSLNDIEHNILRAKYFDSRIHFAVNCASFSCPKLLNKAFTEANVSAQMGSLASIYINDSRHNKITPEKAELSQIFEWYKGDFTKKGSLIDYINKYSKVKLNPDAEITFKAYNWNLNE; encoded by the coding sequence ATGCGAAATACAGTAATTTTCATTGCTTCACTCCTCATTTTCAGCTTCATATCCTGTCAGGGGAAAGAAGTTGATAACAAACAAAGCACGATCGAAGAAAAGATCACGATCCCGGATGTTCAACTGACCCACAATCAGGATGAAACGCCCACAACTGTACAGGAAGCCGCTGATGAACAAATGCTCGAAGCGGAAAGCCCAAAAGAGCAGACAAAGTCTGAGCTAAAAGATGTACAAAAAGAACCCCTGGAGTTGAAAGAGATTCCAGTGAAAGAACCAAAAACAACTCAAACGTCAGTTGAGAACACCCCGCAAGAAACTAAGGAGGAAACGGAAGTCAAGGTAATAAAAACTCCTGAAACAGAAGAGGTAAAAAAAGAACCCATTGAAGAAGAGGCTGTCAAAGAGACGCTTTCTCATGATGCCTGGGACAAACTCCTCAAAAAATATGTCAGCCCTTCCGGCAAGGTAAATTATAAAGGATTTAAATCTGAAATGTCCAGCTTCCAGGCCTATCTCGATCTGTTGGTTGCCAATCCTCCCAAAGCAGATTGGAGCAGAAATAAGATCAGGGCCTATTGGATCAATGCTTATAATGCTTTTACCGTTAAAACCATTTTAGATAATTATCCACTCAAAAGCATTACCAATTTGGGAAAACCCTGGGACAAGAAATTCATCAAAATCGGAGGCAGCACCTATAGCCTCAATGATATTGAGCACAACATCCTACGCGCCAAGTATTTTGATTCTCGCATTCACTTCGCTGTGAATTGTGCTTCTTTCTCCTGCCCAAAATTGTTGAACAAAGCCTTTACAGAAGCCAATGTTTCTGCTCAAATGGGTAGCCTGGCATCCATTTATATCAATGATTCCAGACACAATAAAATCACCCCTGAGAAAGCGGAACTATCTCAAATTTTCGAATGGTATAAAGGAGATTTTACAAAAAAAGGAAGCCTCATCGATTACATCAACAAATACTCCAAAGTAAAACTCAATCCAGATGCAGAGATCACTTTCAAAGCTTATAACTGGAATTTGAACGAATAA